In the Manis javanica isolate MJ-LG chromosome 12, MJ_LKY, whole genome shotgun sequence genome, TCTTTTAAGGCCCGGCTCAACCATCCTATCAGATTGTTTCTCACCTTTGACACTCTTTGATGTCTGGGGTCAGATAATTCCTTCATGCATCAGGCTGTCCTGCACAGCAcagggtgtttagcagcatccctggcctttaCCAACTAGGCATCAGTGGCAACCCCAATACCCAATCTGGAcaattaaaaatgtctccagacattgtcaaatctCCCCAGGGCACAAATCACCCCACTGCCTCCTCCACTCCACTGCAGAAGGATTTTCTTTTCCACCTCTGAATCATAttatgtgtgtctatgtgtatatacacacacacacatactatatatatatatatatatatatatatatatggtcctTGTCATTTCATTCTATGGTTAATTCTCTGTCCCTCTCCTGGGGCAGGCCTAACTTTCCCCAAGGTGGAGGCTGTCTCCAGAACAGCATTACATCACCAGCACCAAGCACAGGCCATGGCACAGCAGGCACTTCAGTTCTGGGCATTCAGTGATGACTTAGGGACATTTTAGAGACACATTGAGCTGACCCCGACCTAGGGTTGTAACACTGCATTGTCCCCCAAATCAGGGCAGGCGAAGATGAACCGGAGGGATGTGCATTTATTGGTAGGGAGAAAAGTggacttcattctttttgctgACAGAGAGGCTCAAGAAAAGTTTGGAGTTGTATTGGGGATTACTTTCAATTAGTTTCCAGTTTGAGATTTTGCTAAACTATATCCAGAAGGACTAAACTGCATAATtccaaaagaaaagacaagaagggATACTCCCAAAGCCTCAAGGCATTGATTTACGGTTGGCGAAACTCTCCCTAAATCTCATCTGACGTTACGTACAATAAAATGCCCTATGAGTCTCCCACAGATACACTAACAAGTGAAAACGTGCTTACCTCGAGACGTGAGGGATTTGGGTGAGCCACAGGTTAGAGGCCATGTGATCAGGGACATGAAGCACTGGGTCTGAGTCGGATTCCAGAAAGACGGATGCTGAGTAACTCAAACTCTcttaagaaatgaagaagaaaaaaaaaaccaggagaAAAGTGGATTTACTTTCTGTTGGATAAGCAAtacccttccctccagcaaaaTCTATGTAAATAACCTTGATGTAGAAGGCCTCTGAAAGAAACTGACCTTCTAAAAGGTAAATGGAGGCTTTgagacattttcttaaaatttttaatgagctTGGAAAACCTGTGGAAACTCTGCCCCATCTCCGCTAGAATGATGTGCTCGCACATGTGCGTGACTTCGTCATACATGTATGTGCGAGTGGGTCACGCCTCTTCGGTGGTGCATGGAATTGCCCCACCTTTAGGTGTGTGACCCAAGAAAGAGGAGTGATTTCAGTGGGGCCAGAGCCCACGGGGCAGTTGAGCACTGCTTCCCCAGCTTTTCTGCACACACTTGGGGGCCGAGGCCACTTCCCCCAAGCTCTGGGCCGGGTGAAtagcccaggcccagccccctcccactTTGGCCTGGAAAAATGGTGTCGTGCACAGACCCTCTACCCCCAACGCTTCTTGATGCCTTTATCCAAAGAGCAGGAAACAGCCTTCAAGAGGGGAGTGGGAgtgagctgggggcagggcctAGGCTACATCCAAGAACTCCCAGGAGATCCCTTTAAGTTAAACCTGCCAGTAAAGGTGAAAGCAGGTGTGGCCAGCAAGGGCCCTCAGCTCCCGAATAAATACCTTCACCCCATCCACTGAGTAGGGAAATTCCCCACGAGAGCTGAGGCTCAGATAGTCAATACATCAGAGGGCTGGAATAAATCACCCTCAAAACATTCCCTGGGAAGTGCAAACCTCTCCTCACTGAGATCGTCagcccctttcccccactccctTGACTACTCTTTCTCAAGGATAGTACCTTCTTATCCTTCAGGATGAGGAAAATGCCAccccctcagagaggccttccctagCCACCCTGACCTGTCCCTCCTGGGTGTGGTGATCATGGTTCCCTGTGTATGTCCTTCATGACCCCCTTCTGTGCTGGGGTTATGTCTCGAGTGAGTTTCTATCTCCCCCATTCAACTCTAAACTCCCTGAGGAAAGAGGCTCATTTGTTCATCTGACCTATGCCCAtgcctagcatagtgcctgggcCTTAACAGGTTCTTTACGAATATTTTTGTCCTggcagtgggtttcagccccaggcaagttcactatgattcagtgagaccaaggagtaacaatggaacattcttagggtgaaagggtttacccaactttattcccactgtggctGCACAAtaactagaatcccatccactcagaacaagtctgcatccctcaagcccgtctctgcctgtgggcctctctgcctccacagccatctcagtccctgtcctcggcgctgccaccactctagcctctgctctcctgcagtcttgcagccctgcagccatagGGGgtccatgccaccatgtcacccagagcacagggcagagctctacatagagtcaataacaacatatttcccacacgtgtgtagtgagcaagccaaccagggccaggtgagaatcctggccataggaacccccaCTTtttccacactccacccctccaggattctcgcctctcaATCTTTGTGCCCttaatcttctgcaatggtccctgtgcaaggaaactggaacactgtaaccaaattccataacatAACAAgaggctatgacaatatacaaataaccaaaattacaacaaattataataaccctcaagcctgagaagATCcactgccaccaagtggtcatcctggctgtattcaaaccagttctactcaaaggagttaacttaaaggaccatgggtgggccttacaatacccaccttctccagcctctccagcagaaagtcttgcagataCACAGGCTGATCgtgttgctttgtctctggcttctgcttcgtCCCCAGTGGCCAGAACCACTgctccagtaagattctgttTGACTTTCCGTCCTCTCCTGcgtttatcaaatcaacccactcTGGGTTCTCGTGACCTTCACGGGGCACTTTAAATTCTTGCTTCAAATAGCAGACTGCTATTTCCATTTGTGCTTCCaatgcttgagcctgaggatgggagcagagcatagagtgctccacgacctggggagggggctgcacctctcctggaggaatcCGCAGTTGCcagatctttattttcttttgggctcTCCACCAGCTTTCAGCAGAGGAGGAGCTGATGCCTCCAGCACCACAGGCCCTCCACTCCTCCATTCCTGGGGCTGACGgcaccactacatccttcacctgccccaggacacctggcagcctgcgctcttgtgctgctgcttctcgtgctgcttcctctcgggccaccgtgacatcctttaccatttccacagcacctcgtagtgacgccatttcagtcaccaacaaattctTTACCTCAacagcacctcacagctcacGTTCCTgggctgcctcttcttgtgcttcctgcaggagggtcTCTTTCTCCCTTTCGGCTTTTCTCAATATTGTGAGGAAAAAGCTCCCCACCATTCCTGCAGCCCcacgggcactctgtttctctaacAAATTCCCTGTTTTGCCgagggccaactttactgcctcacatgttgcctccaccccttccccgtcctggggtggggcccagtcctctgggAGGCGAGCCATGGCAGACCACACGTCCACTAGGGAACGCTGAATATCTCCCCGTCcataggggcagcccgctgaagcacccctcccatgagggcagcctgttcttttccttggtcaacaatgaaccctgctgactgtcaccaattgtcttgccaatgggttgcagcccccaggcaagttcactatggatttaatgagaccaaggaatgacaatggtacagtcttggggtaaaaaggtttatacccaactttattcccacaggggcaggtcaagcactagaatcccatccttTCAGAGTGAGTCGgcctgcagcaagctggtctctgcctctgggcctctctgcccccagctctctactcacagccgtctcagtcactgtcctcagtgctgccaccacgccagcgtctgctctcctgcagctgtgcagcaacccagagcactgggcggagctctttatatagcgtcAATAACAATGTGTTTCGcgcacgtgtgtagtgagccagccaaccagggccaggtgagaatcctggccacagcaaccttcactttatccacaattgTCAAATTCATTCACTCCTTCATTAACCAATAGACTCTTCTTTAGAGGTATTGACCAGAGTTAGGAGGTTAGGCAGTGTGCTGTCTTACCAACAGGCATGCTgggtttttggggttttttttatatagtcttttcattttttttattaagttatcactgatatacactcttatgaaggtttcacatgaaaaacattgtggttactacattcacccattttatcgagtcccccccataccccattgaagtcactgtccatcagcatagtaagacagGCATGCTGGGTTTAATCCTGGCTTTATGTCAAGTAAATGAGCATGCCCATAGACCAAACATTTGATTCCTATTTATAACATAGCCTGTGGTTAATGCCAAAATATGGCACTCTTAATATGGTATGACCTTGTACCCAAAACCATAATCATAAATCCCAGGTAGCATAGTTTATTAATGGCAATTGTTGCAACCAAATCATAAGCCTGGAGTTTCAGGGGAAATTCTATGAATTCTAGAAAATATGGATGAGAGCCTAGGAATCTATGAAAGTTCAGTTTCAGGGCTTCTGACAATTTGTAGGATGTCCACCTGAGCAGGCTGGTCACCATAGCCACCATCCGAGCTCCTCTCTCATGCCGGAGTACAACCTGATTTCAGCTCATGTCTTTTGCTGCGACCTCTATCACTTAAACTCAAAGCTGTAAAAGTGTAATTTGCACCAGAAGTATCTTAAGCGTCCATTCTTAATGCCAGACCTCTGTTAGACAAACCCAGAgggacaggaagaaggaaagaaaacatgaaagattggaagaaaaaaaacagcaataatTTCTTGAAGTGGTTAGAAGACAAACTTGACTGAATTTGCCCGCTGCCCAGGATGGTTCCTGTatcccctgctgccctggggagcTAAGGAACAACAGTAAAACTGGAGCTCTGCATTCCCCTCCCCACTGCACTGCTCCATTCACACATGCCCTGCTTTTGTCCCCCACTTGGACTAATATGCTGGAAGATTGGTGTTTTAGGACCACAGTGTAACCTGGAAATTGAAGAACAGAGCTCAATAAATCAATCTGAGACAACCCCCAAGTCATGGACTAAGCCCGAATACTAGATCTGCAGTGACCCTTCCCCTCAGAGGACACTGTTAAATCAGCCAACCATGACCTGGCTATCTAACTGAGCAGCCAGTTAGGACATAGGAATAACTACGCCTCCAACATGAGAACCATTCcaaataaatgtcaaataaagTACATTAAGTTTGGGCCCATAGAATATTAAAGCTCAATGGGTTTCATTAATTTCCTGAAGTGTGCTTGTTTATACAAAACTGAACATAAATTCCGTTCATGTGATAATCTCTTTGAATCCCTaaatcccatttttattttttcaatcccagacaaatgaaagaagaaaaggaaattatgcaACTTTGAACCCCAAATATCTTGGCAACTTTGGGCTCACTGAAGGTTTCACGTGGGATTctcatttgtcttcctccacatTTCCAAGCTCCCTGAAAGGTTTCTGGAAGATAAACCAAATATGGCACAGACTCCGTAGAGCACAACTCAGTGGAGTGTTggctaagaatttttaaaaacagtaatgtCAGACTCTCCTAAAGAgtttagggatttttttccttctctgttctcactttttctcctttaatgtgCATAGGTATACAACATTCCTCAGGTGGATCTAACCAACTGCAAAAAACTAAAACGCGTTTTAAATCTTACTAGTAGAGCTC is a window encoding:
- the LOC140844937 gene encoding uncharacterized protein isoform X3, translated to MASLRGAVEMVKDVTVAREEAAREAAAQERRLPGVLGQVKDVVVPSAPGMEEWRACGAGGISSSSAESWWRAQKKIKIWQLRIPPGEVQPPPQVVEHSMLCSHPQAQALEAQMEIAVCYLKQEFKVPREGHENPEWVDLINAGEDGKSNRILLEQWFWPLGTKQKPETKQHDQPVYLQDFLLERLEKSLSYSASVFLESDSDPVLHVPDHMASNLWLTQIPHVSSP
- the LOC140844937 gene encoding uncharacterized protein isoform X1; its protein translation is MASLRGAVEMVKDVTVAREEAAREAAAQERRLPGVLGQVKDVVVPSAPGMEEWRACGAGGISSSSAESWWRAQKKIKIWQLRIPPGEVQPPPQVVEHSMLCSHPQAQALEAQMEIAVCYLKQEFKVPREGHENPEWVDLINAGEDGKSNRILLEQWFWPLGTKQKPETKQHDQPVYLQDFLLERLEKSLSYSASVFLESDSDPVLHVPDHMASNLWLTQIPHVSRLDGLTDKNISQALQMLCQNTCQKDWIIYNPRAVSFLFTLPH
- the LOC140844937 gene encoding uncharacterized protein isoform X2, with the translated sequence MASLRGAVEMVKDVTVAREEAAREAAAQERRLPGVLGQVKDVVVPSAPGMEEWRACGAGGISSSSAESWWRAQKKIKIWQLRIPPGEVQPPPQVVEHSMLCSHPQAQALEAQMEIAVCYLKQEFKVPREGHENPEWVDLINAGEDGKSNRILLEQWFWPLGTKQKPETKQHDQPVYLQDFLLERLEKSLSYSASVFLESDSDPVLHVPDHMASNLWLTQIPHVSRLLGGQDHVLTALYLPQCPAQPFAVPAL
- the LOC140844937 gene encoding uncharacterized protein isoform X4 gives rise to the protein MASLRGAVEMVKDVTVAREEAAREAAAQERRLPGVLGQVKDVVVPSAPGMEEWRACGAGGISSSSAESWWRAQKKIKIWQLRIPPGEVQPPPQVVEHSMLCSHPQAQALEAQMEIAVCYLKQEFKVPREGHENPEWVDLINAGEDGKSNRILLEQWFWPLGTKQKPETKQHDQPVYLQDFLLERLEKSLSYSASVFLESDSDPVLHVPDHMASNLWLTQIPHVSSR